Proteins from a genomic interval of Oreochromis aureus strain Israel breed Guangdong linkage group 6, ZZ_aureus, whole genome shotgun sequence:
- the LOC116315434 gene encoding lipopolysaccharide-induced tumor necrosis factor-alpha factor homolog, with translation MEKGIQIPAPPYPGPPLDYNAGVSQQGYQQSVQPVVQPVVQPVVQPVVQPVVQPVLEPVVQPVLEPAVHIVTSTQPAYQYNIQQPQVVQPMSQVVVMQGHLPKDVSGQMKCPHCQTEVVTKTEYKIGLLTWLIFGVLLFIGCWPCYVIPFFVSDCKDVEHSCPTCNSVIHIHKRM, from the exons ATGGAAAAGGGAATCCAAATCCCAGCCCCGCCTTACCCTGGCCCCCCTCTGGACTACAATGCAGGAGTCTCCCAACAAGGTTACCAGCAAAGTGTCCAGCCTGTTGTCCAGCCCGTTGTCCAGCCTGTTGTCCAGCCCGTTGTCCAGCCCGTTGTCCAGCCTGTTCTCGAGCCTGTTGTCCAGCCTGTTCTCGAGCCAGCTGTTCACATTG TTACCAGTACACAACCTGCATACCAATACAACATACAGCAACCTCAGGTCGTACAGCCAA TGAGTCAGGTGGTGGTGATGCAGGGTCATCTCCCAAAAGATGTTTCTGGACAGATGAAGTGTCCTCATTGCCAAACCGAAGTTGTGACTAAAACCGAGTACAAAATTGGGCTCCTCACCTGGTTAATTTTTGGTGTATTACTATTCATAGG ATGCTGGCCTTGCTATGTGATCCCCTTCTTCGTCAGTGATTGCAAGGATGTGGAGCATTCCTGCCCCACCTGTAACAGCGTAATCCACATCCACAAGCGCATGTGA